In Halorubrum sp. PV6, a single window of DNA contains:
- a CDS encoding DUF555 domain-containing protein: MSNYEVAMEAAWLVRDVEETDDAIGVAVSEAGKRLNETDKQYVEVEPGVTGCPACGEPFDAAFLAANTALVGLLLEIDIFNADSEEHAERIAKSEVGGALRDVPLEIIEVIETEGDEDDDRDDE; encoded by the coding sequence ATGAGCAACTACGAAGTCGCGATGGAAGCCGCCTGGTTGGTCCGTGACGTCGAGGAGACCGACGACGCCATCGGCGTCGCGGTCAGCGAAGCCGGCAAGCGACTCAACGAGACGGACAAGCAGTACGTCGAGGTCGAACCCGGCGTCACCGGCTGTCCGGCCTGCGGCGAGCCCTTCGACGCCGCGTTCCTCGCGGCCAACACGGCCTTAGTCGGACTTCTCTTAGAGATCGACATCTTCAACGCCGACAGCGAAGAGCACGCAGAGCGGATCGCGAAAAGCGAAGTCGGCGGCGCGCTGCGAGACGTGCCCCTCGAGATCATCGAGGTCATCGAGACCGAGGGCGACGAGGACGACGACCGCGACGACGAGTAA
- a CDS encoding CBS domain-containing protein: protein MELPTPQDLRERRTTLELTQSDLADAADVSQPLIARIEGGDVDPRLSTLRRIVNALQEAEGEVVRASDLMNETVISVAPDDAVRGAVELMEDEAYSQLPVLQSGVPVGSISQGDVVHAGENVGDHPVSEVMSESFPTVAQTATVDEVRNLLDHYKAVMVTDGGETVGIITEADIAAHLS, encoded by the coding sequence ATGGAACTCCCGACGCCACAAGACCTCCGCGAGCGGCGGACCACGCTGGAGTTGACACAGAGCGATCTGGCCGACGCCGCAGACGTCTCACAGCCGCTGATCGCGCGCATCGAGGGCGGCGACGTCGACCCGCGGCTGTCGACGCTGCGGCGCATCGTGAACGCGCTCCAGGAGGCGGAAGGCGAGGTCGTCCGCGCGAGCGACCTGATGAACGAGACGGTCATCAGCGTCGCGCCCGACGACGCCGTGCGCGGCGCGGTCGAGCTCATGGAAGACGAGGCGTACTCGCAGTTACCCGTCCTCCAGAGCGGCGTCCCCGTCGGCTCGATCAGTCAGGGCGACGTGGTCCACGCCGGCGAGAACGTCGGCGACCATCCCGTCAGCGAGGTGATGAGCGAGTCGTTCCCCACGGTCGCACAGACCGCGACCGTCGACGAGGTTCGAAACCTGCTGGACCACTACAAGGCGGTGATGGTGACCGACGGCGGTGAGACCGTCGGGATCATCACCGAGGCCGACATCGCCGCGCACCTGTCGTAG